In a single window of the Palaemon carinicauda isolate YSFRI2023 chromosome 10, ASM3689809v2, whole genome shotgun sequence genome:
- the LOC137648598 gene encoding uncharacterized protein isoform X1, translated as MEQLAGPSSRSDCVTCENCFISYWDFCVHYSGKVDLIIAFAQRHGLILAEKKCPNCENVCRIDYKKLAFRCDRSVVTRGKRKRRCNFFVSCFKGTWFGKAKLDIETNLKFVFLFLQKAFSFEFVSFELKLNNHTIVDWCSFCREVLISWGLRRSRKIGGPGLTVEIDESKFGKRKYNVGCVIEGQWVFGGICRETRDLFFVPVQDRSAETLLAIIRQYIAEGTTVISDCWKAYNCLEKEGYKHLTVNHSVNFVDPVTGAHTNTIERTWRGTKVLVPKYGRRKDHFVGYLAVAYFKLAITDPAKRLHHFLLAAADLYPPTP; from the coding sequence atggagcaattagcaggaccttcatcccgttccgactgtgtcacttgtgaaaattgttttatttcttattgggatttttgtgtacattattcagggaaagttgatttgataattgcatttgctcaacgtcatggtttgattttggcagagaaaaagtgccctaattgtgaaaatgtgtgccgtatagattacaagaaattagcattccggtgtgatcgtagtgtggttactcgtgggaaaaggaagaggaggtgcaattttttcgtgtcttgtttcaaaggtacatggtttggaaaagcaaagttagatattgagactaatttgaagtttgtgttcctctttttgcaaaaggcgttttcatttgaatttgtttcgtttgaactgaaactcaataatCACACTATCGTTGATTGGTGTTCGTTTTGCCGTGAGGTGCTTATTTCTTGGGGTCTGAGACGTTCTCGGAAAATTGGAGGCCCTGGATTAACCGTTGAAATTGATGAATCAAAATTTGGCAAGCGCAAGTACAATGTTGGATGCGTCATAGAGGGTCAGTGGGTGTTTGGTGGTATCTGCCGTGAAACCCGGGATTTATTTTTTGTGCCGGTGCAAGACCGCTCCGCTGAAACATTACTGGCTATTATCCGCCAGTATATAGCAGAAGGTACCACGGTGATATCGGATTGTTGGAAGGCATATAATTGTTTAGAAAAAGAAGGTTATAAGCACCTCACGGTTAATCATAGTGTTAATTTTGTTGACCCAGTTACAGGTGCTCATACTAACACCATAGAACGTACCTGGAGAGGCACCAAGGTACTGGTCCCCAAATACGGAAGAAGAAAAGATCATTTTGTGGGGTATTTGGCCGTGGCCTACTTTAAATTGGCCATAACTGATCCTGCCAAAAGACTTCATCacttcctcctggcagcagcagatttgtatccacctacaccataa